The following nucleotide sequence is from Paroedura picta isolate Pp20150507F chromosome 1, Ppicta_v3.0, whole genome shotgun sequence.
GCTAACATAGTCCCCGGAGCTTTGGAGTTTACCTGGAAAGGATTCCTTGTTGCGACCCAGAAGCAACGTCCCCACGGAACGGTGACCGAGCTTCATACCACTGTGACTGGACAACCCTGCCTGCGGGCTGAGGGCCCTCTCCATCAGACTGTGGTGCATGGCTAAAGGCATCACAATGTGGCTGCATGGGGCTGGCGAAGTCTCCCCTTTCGGATCCGGGACCAGcttccctgccagtgagttcatATGCACGTACTGGTCattgtccttcccctcccccagagaGCTCGGCGGGCTCCGGGACGTTTGACTCTTCAGGCCACACAAGGAGCTGGGTCGCCCCCTGGGCCCCAGACCCCCAAAGCCCTCTGGAGAAGGCAAAGGTGAAGCAGAAGCAGGGGGAGGCCCATGCAACAAGGGGGACATGTTGAGATAGTCACCATTGACCAACCGGCCATCAGGGCTCTCCCCAGACAGCCGGGACCCAGTACCCCACATGCGCATGTAACCGCTGTCGTCCGGAGAACTCTCGCTACTGGTTTTGTAGGGGCGGGGCTGCAAGATCTGCTGTGGGGCTGACACGCTGGTGGGGCTCATGGGCATGTAAGGGTTGGAGCAAGACTTCCCAGGCGAGGCCGATGCCACCCCAGGGCTCATGGGCATATAGccttcctccccaccaccgccggggCCGAGGTGggagctgctgctactgctggtgCCCCCAGAGCCAATCTCTAAGTCGCAGTAGTCCTCCGGATAAGGGTTATAGGTCGTCCTCGAAGAGGCCCCCGTTGCAGGGAAGGTGGCCCGCATGAGCGTGTACTCATCCAGGGAGGCAGAGGAAAGCGGGAGGGGCAAGGGGCGCTGGTGGGCCGGCGTTGTCAGGGAGTAGGTGCGCTTCCGGGGTGCCTTGTCCGCCCGGGCACTCTCCCACAGGTAAGGCCGATAGCAGAGGCGCCCCCGTTCCATAGCCATGTAGCCGTCCAGCTGCTGACCGGGCGGGGTCTCAGGGGTGTCGCTGTGGTTACTGGccgtggaggaagaggagaatggccgcggctccccccctgGGCTAGAGCCCAGGTCCTCAAAGGCAATAAAAGCGGCAGGGTCGCCGGGGGAGCCCGAGGCGCTGCTGTTGGAGGCCCGCTTGGAGAGCAGGCCCGGCTCCAGGGCCAACCTGGAGACGACGGAGGGCGAATGGCTCAGGACCAGCGAGCGGCTGGGCCgggcggaggaggaagaggcgccCAGGGTGTGCGAGCGGCTGAGCGCAGCGCCCCCGGCCTCCGGGCTGAGGGGGCTGCCGGCCAGCGAGCCCCCTCGCCCTCCGTCCCCCTCGCTGGCCGTCCGCGCCCGGCTGCCGCCCCCGCAGCCGCCGTTGCCACCTCCTCCCGCCACGGCCAGCGTGTCGGTGCGGGAGCGTCGCAGGAGGCCCGTCTGGCTGGGCGGCAGGGCCCCCAGGGCAGGGTGGTGATGGCGGCGGCCGGGCACCGAGATGGGCCGGCTGCCCAAGGCCGAGAAGCCCCCGGGGGCGGCGGCTCCGCcggaggaggacgacgaggacGACGACTGGCTCTTGCTGCGCGGGCGGAACTCGGCCAGCTCGCGCAGGGCCTTCATGGCGTCCAGGATGGTCTCGTGGATGTTCTGCGCCACCACGGCGTCGTCGGCCTGCATCCACAGCTCGCCGGGCCCCGTGGCGGCCGAGCGGCCGAGCTCCATGAAGAAGAAGCTGTCCGAGTGGCCGCAGCGGCGGATGTTCATGAGCTGCAGCGTCACGCAGGGCCGCTCGCAGTTGAGGCGCACCAGCCCCACGGTGCGCGCCGACAGGCACAGGCGGTGCACGCCCGTCAGCTGGCGGCTCTGGCCCAGGCCCTTGGCCTTCAGCGTCACCTGCCACACCTCGCGGTAGGCCGGCGCGGGGGGCCCGTAgtcctcggcggcggcggccggcggGGAGCCCTGcccggcggaggaggaggaggcggcggcggcggcctgggcGTCGCGCAGCAGCTCGGCGAGCGCTTGGAACCAGGCGTCCTGCTCGGcctcgctctcggcggccagcgcGAAGTACTCGTCGCGCGTGTAGAGGGCGATGAGGTGCTTGTGCTTGGCGTCGGCGCGCTTGTGCACGTTGAGGCAGCCGTCGAGCGCGATGGCCCGCTTGGGCGCCGCCGCCTTGCTCCGCCACTTCTTCTCGCTCTCGTAGTACTCCAGCCGCGGAGGGGACGACgccgacgaagaagaagaagaagacgccTCCTCGGTGCCgtggccgccgccgcccgcccgcagGACGAAGAAGCGCTTGTGGCCGTGCTTGTGCTTGCGCAGGTAGCCGCACTTGCGCACGTCGCCCGGCGCCtcctgctgctgcggctgctgctgctgctgaggcggCGTCGCCGGCtggttattgttgttgtggttgAGGTTGGCGCCCGGGCCGGCCGAGGGGctgcccggcggcggcggcggcggctcctgcgCCGGGGGgctcgccatttccccccccacacacacacacacccagcgaCCCCCGGCCGCTGCGGGAGCGCCTCTGCCGCGCTGTGCCTCTCTCCCGGCGCCGGCCGCGCTGCTCCTCCCGCTTCAGGACCACGGACGCGGCCAGGAACTCCTCGCGCTCTGCGCGCCCCAGCTAAAGAGCAAAACAACACGTGACCCGCCGGGTTACCCAGACGCTCgcacgggagggaggggagggaggcgagtgccgggtgggagggggggggttgggggagctgGCGTGCGgggtaaggggagggggggccacgGGGAGGCCTGTTCCGTCCCCGGCTTCTCGTCCAATCGCGCCGCGCCGTGCCGCGTCAAACACAACGCGCCTCCTCCAATGGGCAGGAGGAAGGAGGGTCTCCTCGGGGACTATTGGGCGGCGTGGACGGCAAGGCGGGGCTCCCGGTGCGGGTGAGGCTCGTCCTCGCGCGCGCGCCCTCCCCCGCCCTCGCCACCCTGCGGAAAGGGGGCTCCCTCCGCGCGCGCCCCTTCAGCGCCCGCTGGCCGGAGGCgggcgagggaggggggagagccggggggaggggggcggccacTTGGAGCGGC
It contains:
- the IRS2 gene encoding insulin receptor substrate 2 isoform X1, which translates into the protein MASPPAQEPPPPPPGSPSAGPGANLNHNNNNQPATPPQQQQQPQQQEAPGDVRKCGYLRKHKHGHKRFFVLRAGGGGHGTEEASSSSSSSASSPPRLEYYESEKKWRSKAAAPKRAIALDGCLNVHKRADAKHKHLIALYTRDEYFALAAESEAEQDAWFQALAELLRDAQAAAAASSSSAGQGSPPAAAAEDYGPPAPAYREVWQVTLKAKGLGQSRQLTGVHRLCLSARTVGLVRLNCERPCVTLQLMNIRRCGHSDSFFFMELGRSAATGPGELWMQADDAVVAQNIHETILDAMKALRELAEFRPRSKSQSSSSSSSSGGAAAPGGFSALGSRPISVPGRRHHHPALGALPPSQTGLLRRSRTDTLAVAGGGGNGGCGGGSRARTASEGDGGRGGSLAGSPLSPEAGGAALSRSHTLGASSSSARPSRSLVLSHSPSVVSRLALEPGLLSKRASNSSASGSPGDPAAFIAFEDLGSSPGGEPRPFSSSSTASNHSDTPETPPGQQLDGYMAMERGRLCYRPYLWESARADKAPRKRTYSLTTPAHQRPLPLPLSSASLDEYTLMRATFPATGASSRTTYNPYPEDYCDLEIGSGGTSSSSSSHLGPGGGGEEGYMPMSPGVASASPGKSCSNPYMPMSPTSVSAPQQILQPRPYKTSSESSPDDSGYMRMWGTGSRLSGESPDGRLVNGDYLNMSPLLHGPPPASASPLPSPEGFGGLGPRGRPSSLCGLKSQTSRSPPSSLGEGKDNDQYVHMNSLAGKLVPDPKGETSPAPCSHIVMPLAMHHSLMERALSPQAGLSSHSGMKLGHRSVGTLLLGRNKESFPGKLQSSGDYVSLGYSVAPPGGLFSLRSGLGGPPSSPLSDYMNLNLNGSHLGAVSVGSMEDVLLPGSCPSLRQPDEHYLKMETGVTCLSSPSSEVGDYAEVAFSMAATPPQPISHKPESPRVASPVAGLKRLTISGVEAFLFANPPPDPNQGAKVIRADPQGRRRHSSETFSSTTTVTPVSPSFAHVPKRHSSASVENVSLRKNECFVEEQNSSPMCRETSAGFQNGLNYIALDGEGDHVANGGLSGPRARHSHNHSINDTYARVDFLTHNGKEATSVKVC
- the IRS2 gene encoding insulin receptor substrate 2 isoform X2, whose translation is MASPPAQEPPPPPPGSPSAGPGANLNHNNNNQPATPPQQQQQPQQQEAPGDVRKCGYLRKHKHGHKRFFVLRAGGGGHGTEEASSSSSSSASSPPRLEYYESEKKWRSKAAAPKRAIALDGCLNVHKRADAKHKHLIALYTRDEYFALAAESEAEQDAWFQALAELLRDAQAAAAASSSSAGQGSPPAAAAEDYGPPAPAYREVWQVTLKAKGLGQSRQLTGVHRLCLSARTVGLVRLNCERPCVTLQLMNIRRCGHSDSFFFMELGRSAATGPGELWMQADDAVVAQNIHETILDAMKALRELAEFRPRSKSQSSSSSSSSGGAAAPGGFSALGSRPISVPGRRHHHPALGALPPSQTGLLRRSRTDTLAVAGGGGNGGCGGGSRARTASEGDGGRGGSLAGSPLSPEAGGAALSRSHTLGASSSSARPSRSLVLSHSPSVVSRLALEPGLLSKRASNSSASGSPGDPAAFIAFEDLGSSPGGEPRPFSSSSTASNHSDTPETPPGQQLDGYMAMERGRLCYRPYLWESARADKAPRKRTYSLTTPAHQRPLPLPLSSASLDEYTLMRATFPATGASSRTTYNPYPEDYCDLEIGSGGTSSSSSSHLGPGGGGEEGYMPMSPGVASASPGKSCSNPYMPMSPTSVSAPQQILQPRPYKTSSESSPDDSGYMRMWGTGSRLSGESPDGRLVNGDYLNMSPLLHGPPPASASPLPSPEGFGGLGPRGRPSSLCGLKSQTSRSPPSSLGEGKDNDQYVHMNSLAGKLVPDPKGETSPAPCSHIVMPLAMHHSLMERALSPQAGLSSHSGMKLGHRSVGTLLLGRNKESFPGKLQSSGDYVSLGYSVAPPGGLFSLRSGLGGPPSSPLSDYMNLNLNGSHLGAVSVGSMEDVLLPGSCPSLRQPDEHYLKMETGVTCLSSPSSEVGDYAEVAFSMAATPPQPISHKPESPRVASPVAGLKRLTISGVEAFLFANPPPDPNQGAKVIRADPQGRRRHSSETFSSTTTVTPVSPSFAHVPKRHSSASVENVSLRKNECFVEEQNSSPMCRETSAGFQNGLNYIALDGEGDHVANGGLSGPRARHSHNHSINDTYARVDFLTHNGKEATSVKE